One genomic segment of Aliarcobacter cibarius includes these proteins:
- the pckA gene encoding phosphoenolpyruvate carboxykinase (ATP), whose protein sequence is MSNIKDSLGLENVGTVFRNSDIDFLIDFAVKNEGAKISSTGALMIDTGIFTGRSPKDKFFVNQDPSNKYIAWGDINRKVSKDVYEDLLKTSKKQLSNKDVFVTDVYCGSSLDSRRAVRFITEVAWQAHFIQNMFIIPTKEELENFKPDFTIYNACKTVDMSYVSHGLHSEVYVIFNVEENQAIIGGTWYAGEMKKGVFSMMNYWLPLEGKLPMHCSANIGKDGDTALFFGLSGTGKTTLSTDPNRALIGDDEHGWDDKGVFNFEGGCYAKVINLDPDSEPEIFGAIRKGAILENVVADENGVVDYNDKSKTENTRVSYPIDHIENHAPTMRGGHPKNIIFLCADAFGVLPPVAKLNKQQAMYYFLSGYTAKVAGTERGITEPIATFSSCFGEAFLPLNPTVYAELLGKKIDEHNVNVFLVNTGWTGGPYGVGKRMSIKNTRACINAILDGSINDSEFQNMTIFNLQIPKTLKGVDTHVLTPRYTWSDPLEYDKAKRKLAEMYIENFKKYLTLESEYDFTAAGPRLD, encoded by the coding sequence ATGTCTAATATTAAAGACTCATTAGGTTTAGAAAACGTTGGAACTGTATTTAGAAATTCGGATATTGATTTTTTAATCGATTTTGCAGTTAAAAATGAAGGTGCTAAGATATCTTCAACAGGTGCTTTAATGATTGACACGGGAATTTTCACAGGAAGAAGCCCAAAAGACAAATTTTTTGTTAATCAAGATCCTTCTAACAAGTATATTGCTTGGGGTGATATCAATAGAAAAGTTTCAAAAGATGTTTATGAAGATTTATTAAAAACTTCAAAAAAACAACTAAGTAATAAAGATGTTTTTGTAACTGATGTTTATTGTGGTTCATCTTTAGACTCAAGAAGAGCTGTTAGATTTATAACAGAAGTTGCTTGGCAAGCTCACTTTATTCAAAATATGTTTATCATACCTACAAAAGAAGAATTAGAAAACTTCAAACCTGATTTTACAATTTATAATGCTTGTAAAACTGTTGATATGTCATATGTTAGTCATGGGTTACACTCTGAAGTTTACGTAATATTCAATGTAGAAGAAAATCAAGCAATTATTGGTGGGACTTGGTACGCTGGTGAAATGAAAAAAGGTGTGTTCTCTATGATGAACTACTGGCTTCCATTAGAAGGAAAATTACCAATGCATTGTTCAGCAAATATTGGTAAAGATGGTGATACAGCACTATTCTTCGGACTTAGTGGGACTGGAAAAACTACACTTTCAACTGATCCAAACAGAGCACTAATTGGTGATGATGAGCATGGTTGGGATGATAAGGGTGTATTTAATTTTGAAGGTGGTTGTTACGCAAAAGTAATAAATCTTGATCCAGATAGTGAACCTGAGATTTTTGGAGCTATTAGAAAAGGTGCAATATTAGAGAATGTTGTTGCTGATGAAAATGGTGTAGTTGATTATAATGATAAATCAAAAACTGAAAATACTAGAGTTTCTTATCCTATTGATCATATAGAGAATCATGCTCCTACTATGAGAGGTGGGCATCCAAAAAATATCATTTTCTTATGTGCTGATGCTTTTGGTGTTCTTCCTCCAGTTGCTAAACTTAATAAACAACAAGCTATGTATTATTTCCTAAGTGGTTATACAGCTAAAGTTGCTGGAACTGAAAGAGGAATTACGGAACCAATTGCAACATTCTCATCATGTTTTGGAGAAGCTTTCTTACCTTTAAATCCAACAGTTTATGCTGAGCTTTTAGGTAAAAAAATAGATGAACATAACGTAAATGTATTCTTAGTTAATACAGGATGGACTGGTGGTCCTTATGGTGTTGGAAAAAGAATGAGTATAAAAAATACAAGAGCTTGTATAAATGCAATTTTAGACGGCTCTATTAATGATTCTGAATTCCAAAATATGACTATATTTAATTTACAAATTCCTAAAACATTAAAAGGTGTAGACACTCATGTATTAACTCCTAGATATACATGGTCTGATCCTTTAGAATATGATAAAGCAAAAAGAAAATTAGCAGAAATGTATATTGAAAACTTTAAAAAGTACTTAACTTTAGAAAGTGAATATGACTTTACAGCTGCTGGCCCTAGATTAGACTAA
- a CDS encoding protein-glutamate methylesterase/protein-glutamine glutaminase: MYTVLVIDDSASMRRVLKDLINSIDEFEVIGVANDAYEAREKIKEFEPDLVTIDINMPKMDGVTFLRNLMRLHPMPAVVISGESVRGNDIFDDGAVGFIPKPETGESMDSFSERIKDTLLSLTFLLKRYTLKKPKPLKAVVSYHNNTDYKVHPDEVIPLRASKFPGTKVIAIGSSTGGVESLLRVFKRLPNDLPPILITQHIPYGFSNSFAQRLNDNSDVDVCEAKDAMVLERGHAYLAPGNMHLTIEKYGNELRTKLLDTKKVSQHKPSVDVLFRSINNSVGGSAMAVMMTGMGDDGTIAMKELFDNGAYTIAQNEESCVVFGMPMKAIQAGAVKDIVHLDEIASYIIDFSRGKRK, translated from the coding sequence ATGTATACAGTTTTGGTTATTGATGATTCTGCTTCTATGAGAAGAGTTTTAAAAGATTTAATTAATTCTATTGATGAATTTGAAGTTATTGGTGTAGCAAATGATGCTTATGAAGCCAGAGAAAAAATTAAAGAATTTGAACCAGATCTTGTAACAATAGATATAAATATGCCTAAGATGGATGGAGTTACATTTTTACGAAATTTAATGAGACTACATCCTATGCCTGCAGTTGTAATTTCAGGTGAGAGTGTAAGAGGAAATGACATATTTGATGATGGTGCTGTTGGATTTATTCCTAAACCAGAAACAGGTGAATCTATGGACTCTTTTTCAGAAAGAATAAAAGATACTCTTTTAAGTCTTACTTTTTTATTGAAAAGATATACTCTTAAAAAACCCAAACCTTTAAAAGCTGTAGTTAGCTATCATAATAACACTGATTATAAAGTTCATCCAGATGAAGTTATTCCTCTTCGAGCATCAAAATTCCCTGGTACAAAAGTAATAGCAATAGGTTCATCAACTGGTGGGGTAGAATCATTACTTAGAGTTTTTAAAAGATTACCAAATGACCTTCCTCCTATACTTATAACTCAACATATTCCATATGGTTTTTCTAACTCTTTTGCTCAAAGATTAAATGATAATTCAGATGTAGATGTTTGTGAAGCAAAAGATGCCATGGTTTTAGAAAGAGGTCATGCTTATTTAGCACCAGGAAATATGCATTTAACTATTGAAAAATATGGAAATGAATTAAGAACAAAATTATTAGACACTAAAAAGGTAAGTCAACATAAGCCAAGTGTTGATGTACTTTTTAGATCAATAAATAATAGTGTTGGTGGAAGTGCTATGGCTGTTATGATGACTGGTATGGGGGATGATGGAACAATTGCAATGAAAGAACTTTTTGATAATGGCGCTTATACTATTGCTCAAAATGAAGAGAGTTGTGTTGTTTTTGGAATGCCTATGAAAGCAATACAAGCTGGAGCAGTGAAAGATATTGTACATTTAGATGAAATTGCTTCTTATATCATAGACTTTTCTAGAGGAAAAAGAAAATAA
- a CDS encoding chemotaxis protein CheD: MIIIGHKDGSIEKTSSSRFTQQTKGYNTHTVIGGEFAVGKDDDDVAFKTLLGSCVALMFYDKDKKVKGMNHFLLPKTENTIDDMKYGLYSVEAMLNEMYKMGCKKENMVAKISGGADIMQLNLSNTSIGQRNVEFAKEFCRSEGFKVLSEHTRGEHGRLILLADNFDTFIKVTQKSDTDSKILSDEKKLQTEITKAPVIKEYSGAVEIFGAENKEIEPQMEIELF, encoded by the coding sequence ATGATTATAATTGGTCATAAAGATGGTAGTATAGAAAAGACATCATCTTCTAGATTTACTCAACAAACAAAAGGTTATAATACACATACTGTTATTGGCGGTGAATTTGCTGTTGGAAAAGATGATGATGATGTAGCTTTTAAGACGTTATTAGGATCTTGTGTTGCTTTAATGTTTTATGATAAAGATAAAAAAGTTAAAGGTATGAACCATTTCTTACTACCAAAAACAGAAAATACTATAGATGATATGAAATATGGTCTTTATTCTGTTGAGGCAATGTTAAATGAAATGTACAAAATGGGTTGTAAAAAAGAGAATATGGTTGCAAAAATATCAGGAGGTGCTGATATTATGCAATTAAATCTATCAAATACATCTATTGGGCAACGAAATGTTGAGTTTGCTAAAGAGTTTTGCAGATCTGAAGGATTTAAAGTTTTATCTGAACATACAAGAGGAGAGCATGGAAGATTAATTCTTTTAGCCGATAATTTTGATACTTTTATTAAAGTTACTCAAAAATCTGATACTGATAGTAAAATTCTTTCTGATGAGAAAAAATTACAAACAGAGATTACAAAAGCTCCTGTTATCAAAGAATACAGTGGTGCTGTTGAGATTTTTGGTGCTGAGAATAAAGAAATTGAACCTCAAATGGAAATTGAACTTTTTTAA
- a CDS encoding CheR family methyltransferase, which translates to MSYSVEDIHNRVKKILYSLTGITLTENKEIMISNRIDKLKRNCKFYGDIMELLDLVEEGRYERDFINTFTTNKTHFFREDFHFIDLKDRVLPKFAQSGEKISMWCSASSTGEEPYSMAMTVFEGVEESGRNISASIIATDIDTNVLQYAADGIYRYSKSSKEFPSWIKPQKYFKRRVQKTLSGDEVLIKANDELKRMISFHELNLNDSSYGFSNNQFDVIFCRNVLIYFSVEDQNKILKKIFRHLKIGGTLYLGHSENPQDLINYVKRVGQNIFIKEKEII; encoded by the coding sequence ATGTCTTATAGCGTAGAAGACATTCATAATAGAGTAAAAAAGATTCTTTATTCTCTAACAGGAATTACTCTTACAGAGAATAAAGAGATTATGATCTCCAATAGAATTGATAAGTTAAAAAGAAACTGTAAATTTTACGGAGATATAATGGAGTTACTTGATTTAGTAGAAGAAGGTAGATATGAAAGAGATTTTATAAATACTTTTACTACTAATAAAACACATTTTTTCAGAGAAGATTTTCATTTTATAGATTTAAAAGATAGAGTTCTACCTAAATTCGCTCAAAGTGGAGAAAAGATTTCTATGTGGTGCTCAGCTTCTTCAACTGGAGAAGAACCATACTCTATGGCTATGACGGTTTTTGAAGGTGTGGAGGAAAGTGGAAGAAACATTAGTGCTTCTATTATAGCTACAGATATAGATACAAATGTTTTACAATACGCAGCAGATGGTATTTATAGGTATTCAAAATCTTCAAAAGAGTTTCCTTCTTGGATTAAACCTCAAAAATATTTTAAAAGAAGAGTTCAAAAAACTTTATCAGGAGATGAAGTATTAATTAAAGCAAATGATGAATTAAAAAGAATGATTAGTTTTCATGAGTTAAACTTAAATGATTCATCTTATGGTTTTTCAAATAATCAATTTGATGTAATATTTTGTAGAAATGTGCTTATATATTTTTCAGTTGAAGATCAAAATAAGATTCTAAAAAAAATATTTCGTCATTTAAAAATTGGTGGAACTTTGTATCTTGGTCATTCTGAAAATCCTCAAGATTTAATTAATTATGTAAAAAGAGTTGGACAAAATATTTTTATAAAAGAAAAAGAGATTATATGA